In a single window of the Rhizobiaceae bacterium genome:
- the smpB gene encoding SsrA-binding protein SmpB — MAPGKKSDPNNKIAAENRKARFSYEILDTVEAGLVLTGTEVKSLRGGHANIQESYASLENGEIWLINSYLPEYLQGNRFNHEPRRHRKLLLSKREIARLAQSVEREGMTMVPLKIYFNDRGRAKLLLAIARGKKLHDKRETEKQRDWSRERGRLLKERG, encoded by the coding sequence ATGGCACCGGGCAAGAAATCAGACCCCAACAACAAGATCGCCGCGGAAAACCGCAAGGCGCGCTTTTCATATGAAATACTCGATACAGTTGAGGCCGGATTGGTCCTGACCGGAACCGAGGTCAAATCGCTGCGCGGCGGCCACGCGAATATCCAGGAATCCTACGCCTCGCTTGAGAACGGCGAAATCTGGCTTATCAACTCTTACCTGCCTGAATACCTTCAGGGAAACCGCTTCAACCATGAGCCGCGCCGGCATCGCAAGCTCCTGCTCAGTAAGCGGGAAATCGCGCGGCTGGCGCAGTCGGTCGAGCGCGAAGGCATGACCATGGTGCCGCTGAAAATCTATTTCAACGACAGGGGCAGGGCCAAATTGCTGCTTGCGATCGCTCGGGGCAAGAAGCTGCACGACAAGCGGGAAACCGAAAAACAGCGTGATTGGTCGCGCGAACGCGGTCGTTTGCTGAAAGAACGCGGCTGA